In one window of Frigoriglobus tundricola DNA:
- the trxA gene encoding thioredoxin, whose translation MASPNVVELTEANWNEYVTSGTLVVADFWAPWCGPCRRLASTIDAVADQFAGKVKVGKLNVDENPQLAVKYDVMTIPRILFFKGSDKPVHTESGVLSPEELSKLITQHA comes from the coding sequence ATGGCCAGCCCGAACGTCGTTGAACTGACCGAAGCCAACTGGAACGAATACGTGACCAGCGGCACGCTCGTAGTTGCCGACTTCTGGGCGCCGTGGTGCGGCCCGTGCCGCCGGCTCGCGTCCACCATCGACGCCGTCGCCGACCAGTTCGCCGGCAAGGTGAAGGTGGGCAAGCTGAACGTGGACGAGAACCCGCAACTGGCAGTGAAGTACGACGTGATGACGATCCCCCGCATCCTGTTCTTCAAGGGGAGCGACAAGCCCGTCCACACCGAGAGCGGCGTGCTGTCGCCGGAAGAGCTGTCCAAGCTGATCACCCAGCACGCGTAA
- a CDS encoding IS1595 family transposase: MRGKKGVRHPNPDDPPRRRANKRRGHGNFANDRPPVVGVVSRDTGAIVLEVVERTDQETLIAFVTEHTDDGATVYTDEWSGYARLSAEGRGHATVNHTPGQREWARDDDGDGIREVHDNTLEGLWAALRTFLRPFRGISKHYLHQYVAVFQWAYNKVGVAGMVRTLLGLPLSTPTAS, encoded by the coding sequence ATGCGGGGGAAAAAAGGGGTCCGGCACCCGAACCCGGACGACCCGCCCCGACGCCGGGCCAACAAGCGGCGCGGGCACGGGAACTTCGCCAACGACCGCCCGCCGGTGGTCGGGGTGGTGAGCCGGGACACCGGGGCCATCGTCCTGGAGGTCGTCGAACGAACGGACCAGGAGACCCTGATCGCGTTCGTGACCGAACATACCGATGATGGCGCGACCGTATACACGGATGAGTGGTCGGGGTACGCGCGGCTGTCCGCGGAGGGCCGCGGGCATGCCACGGTGAACCACACCCCGGGCCAACGGGAGTGGGCTCGGGATGACGACGGGGACGGGATCCGCGAGGTCCACGATAACACGCTCGAGGGCCTGTGGGCGGCCCTCCGCACGTTCCTGCGACCGTTCCGCGGGATCAGCAAGCACTACCTCCACCAGTACGTTGCCGTCTTCCAATGGGCATACAACAAGGTCGGCGTTGCGGGCATGGTCCGCACACTACTGGGCCTGCCCCTGTCCACCCCGACGGCCTCATGA
- a CDS encoding carboxylesterase family protein — protein sequence MRLSRLLLAAGLVVCAALLPVRADDKFKTGFVDKTFKNADDSTSPYVVFVPKSYDGTKEYPVILFLHGSGETKGGSKQPVEVGIGPAIKKREKDFPFIVVIPQSEKRTWKADSDDGKRALAILDAVEKDYKIDPKRQYLSGLSMGGYGTWSIAAAHPDRWAAIVPVCGGGSVKDAEKIKGIPCWCFHGDADTAVKVERSREMIDALKKAGAEPKYDEYPGVGHNSWDKAYGTDELYKWLLEQKKK from the coding sequence ATGCGACTCTCCCGCTTGCTGCTCGCGGCTGGTCTGGTCGTTTGCGCCGCGCTGCTGCCCGTTCGCGCCGACGATAAGTTCAAAACCGGCTTCGTTGACAAAACGTTCAAGAACGCCGATGACAGCACGTCGCCGTACGTCGTGTTCGTGCCGAAGAGCTATGACGGCACCAAGGAGTACCCGGTCATCCTGTTCCTGCACGGCTCCGGCGAAACCAAGGGCGGGTCGAAACAACCGGTCGAAGTCGGCATCGGGCCGGCGATCAAGAAGCGCGAAAAGGACTTCCCGTTCATTGTTGTGATCCCGCAGTCCGAAAAGAGAACGTGGAAGGCCGATTCGGACGACGGCAAGCGGGCGCTCGCGATCCTCGATGCGGTGGAGAAGGACTACAAGATCGACCCGAAGCGGCAGTACCTCAGCGGCCTCTCGATGGGCGGCTACGGCACCTGGAGCATCGCCGCGGCGCACCCCGACCGCTGGGCCGCGATCGTGCCCGTCTGCGGCGGCGGGAGCGTGAAAGATGCGGAGAAGATCAAGGGCATCCCGTGCTGGTGCTTCCACGGGGACGCCGACACCGCGGTGAAGGTCGAGCGGTCCCGCGAGATGATCGACGCGCTGAAGAAGGCCGGGGCCGAGCCCAAGTACGACGAGTACCCCGGCGTCGGGCACAACTCGTGGGACAAGGCTTACGGCACCGACGAACTGTACAAGTGGCTCCTCGAACAGAAGAAGAAGTGA
- a CDS encoding acyl-CoA thioesterase — translation MTARRFALTIRVDAADIDRQGHVNNVAFVRYVQDVAVAHWLALASAEVRTAYTWVVRRHEVEYLRPAFPGDELELRTWVGEPSGATWERFTEVWRTGDEKPIVTARTVWVLLDATSGRPRRVDAALVAQFVPTE, via the coding sequence ATGACCGCGCGCCGGTTCGCACTGACCATCCGCGTCGACGCGGCCGACATCGACCGGCAGGGGCACGTCAACAACGTGGCGTTCGTGCGGTACGTCCAGGACGTCGCCGTCGCGCACTGGCTGGCTTTGGCTTCGGCCGAGGTGCGGACCGCGTACACGTGGGTCGTGCGGCGGCACGAAGTCGAGTACCTGCGGCCCGCGTTCCCCGGTGACGAGTTGGAGCTACGGACCTGGGTCGGAGAGCCGTCCGGCGCGACCTGGGAGCGGTTCACAGAAGTATGGCGAACCGGCGACGAAAAGCCGATCGTCACTGCCCGCACGGTCTGGGTGCTGCTCGATGCCACGAGCGGCCGGCCGCGGCGCGTCGATGCGGCGCTCGTGGCGCAGTTCGTACCGACCGAATAA
- a CDS encoding AAA family ATPase, with protein sequence MPIGERAAAVLALAYRANRAVLLEGPTGIGKSELVRQVAADLGIGFAVLDLSLLEPPDLIGLPVVEDGRTRYATPSSLPTAGAGLLLLEELNRADRTVQQPALQLLTARRLHEYELPPGWVPFAAINPEDGDYQVTPLDPALRCRFLELKVRADVRAWRDWAERNRLHPAVRRLAAAHDDLLDVIPPRTWTYVSQIVAVMAAGERADDLFLNDALGGYLPSAWVKRLRDELAKESEAASDAADAEVRPLLHRYHTDGSLQAKLRAMRDDGHTDHFHLLARRLLDVVDSAELLRLIDAGAFNFDSFDALLADLPGDLRASVQKAIGEQPAAARLLPLGPEQIADAQYATSARLASVAAWVNDPLKRHRAVILAKAVVRWLDSRSPTDMGILKQKRAAVAGLTAFARQVRDVGRHELDATLARHGIV encoded by the coding sequence GTGCCCATCGGTGAGCGCGCCGCCGCGGTCCTCGCGCTCGCGTACCGAGCGAACCGGGCCGTCCTCCTCGAAGGCCCGACCGGCATCGGTAAATCGGAACTCGTGCGGCAGGTCGCGGCGGATCTCGGCATCGGCTTCGCCGTCCTCGACCTCAGCCTCCTCGAACCGCCGGACCTCATCGGCCTTCCCGTCGTCGAAGACGGCCGCACCCGGTACGCCACGCCGTCGTCGCTCCCCACAGCGGGGGCAGGGCTGCTTCTCCTGGAGGAGCTGAACCGCGCCGACCGCACCGTTCAGCAACCGGCGCTTCAACTGCTCACCGCGCGCCGGTTGCACGAGTACGAGTTGCCGCCGGGCTGGGTGCCGTTCGCCGCGATCAACCCGGAGGACGGCGATTATCAGGTCACGCCGCTCGACCCGGCGCTCCGGTGCCGCTTTCTGGAACTGAAGGTGCGGGCCGACGTTCGCGCGTGGCGCGACTGGGCCGAACGAAACCGCCTGCACCCGGCGGTCCGGCGGCTGGCGGCGGCACACGACGATCTGCTCGACGTTATTCCCCCGCGGACCTGGACTTACGTGTCGCAGATCGTCGCGGTGATGGCCGCCGGAGAGCGTGCCGACGATCTCTTTCTCAATGACGCGCTCGGCGGGTACCTGCCATCGGCGTGGGTGAAGCGGCTCCGCGACGAACTCGCGAAAGAGTCCGAGGCTGCCAGCGATGCGGCCGACGCCGAGGTGCGGCCGCTCCTGCACCGCTACCACACCGACGGCTCGCTCCAGGCGAAGCTCCGGGCGATGCGCGACGACGGCCACACGGACCACTTCCACCTGCTCGCGCGCCGGTTGCTCGACGTCGTGGACAGCGCCGAACTGCTGCGCCTGATCGACGCGGGCGCCTTCAACTTCGATTCGTTCGACGCGCTGCTCGCGGACCTGCCGGGCGACCTGCGTGCCAGCGTGCAAAAGGCGATCGGTGAGCAACCGGCCGCGGCCCGGTTGCTCCCGCTCGGGCCGGAGCAGATCGCGGACGCGCAATACGCGACCTCCGCCCGACTGGCGAGTGTGGCCGCATGGGTGAACGACCCGCTGAAGAGGCACCGCGCCGTCATTTTGGCGAAGGCGGTGGTGCGGTGGCTCGATTCGCGCTCGCCGACCGACATGGGCATTCTGAAGCAAAAGCGCGCCGCGGTGGCCGGGCTGACCGCGTTCGCTCGACAGGTTCGCGACGTCGGCCGGCACGAACTGGACGCGACGCTGGCGCGGCACGGGATCGTGTAG
- a CDS encoding vWA domain-containing protein, whose amino-acid sequence MPTKIHDWFTSFVNGPEFLTNYPYYAAVLARMQAVEDPSVPIMAVSAHGPHVWLHVNIDFYFQRDLKGQFANMRYVRGVLLHEVHHVVLGHLTDPDFADPEHPDLMELAMEVSANEYIRDPLPGTPPVWTMFKPYGLAAGQSTLERYERLVQARRSGALIPIPDRWVDAHIARGVCRKPGGPRPDLGQYIRVKRLVSGAIEHVRRGRADRGGTGGTLAGRDPGNFIEELDEEFAPTRPRMDWTTALRLFATPQRRAFTTYARPNRRFRTRVGEVPGRVYRPDAARPKRLLVAIDTSGSVSTDELNTIAGELRQLSRLARFTVAECDTIVHRVYPFAGTFADAAGRGGTDLRPVFEPEFLAEHRPDGVVYFTDGEGPYHKSPPGVPTLWVLTKNWPFRCPWGQQTLLRGTR is encoded by the coding sequence ATGCCGACCAAGATCCACGACTGGTTCACGAGCTTCGTCAACGGGCCGGAGTTCCTCACGAACTACCCGTACTACGCGGCCGTCCTCGCGCGGATGCAGGCGGTCGAAGATCCGTCGGTTCCCATCATGGCGGTGTCCGCACACGGCCCGCACGTGTGGCTGCACGTCAACATCGACTTCTACTTTCAGCGCGATCTGAAGGGCCAGTTCGCCAACATGCGGTACGTCCGCGGGGTGCTGCTGCACGAGGTCCACCACGTCGTGTTGGGGCACCTCACGGACCCGGATTTCGCCGATCCGGAACACCCGGACCTGATGGAACTGGCGATGGAGGTTTCGGCCAACGAGTACATCCGCGATCCGCTGCCGGGCACCCCGCCGGTGTGGACGATGTTCAAGCCGTACGGTCTCGCGGCCGGGCAAAGTACGCTCGAACGCTACGAACGGCTGGTCCAGGCGCGGCGGAGCGGCGCTCTCATCCCGATACCCGATCGATGGGTGGACGCGCACATTGCTCGCGGCGTGTGCCGCAAGCCGGGCGGCCCGCGCCCCGATCTCGGGCAGTACATTCGCGTGAAGCGACTCGTCTCCGGAGCGATCGAGCACGTGCGCCGCGGTCGAGCGGACCGCGGCGGGACCGGCGGCACGCTCGCGGGGCGCGACCCGGGCAACTTCATCGAGGAACTGGACGAAGAGTTCGCGCCCACGAGACCGCGGATGGACTGGACGACCGCCCTGCGCCTGTTCGCGACGCCGCAGCGGCGGGCGTTCACCACTTACGCGCGTCCGAACCGCCGGTTCCGAACGCGCGTGGGCGAGGTTCCGGGCCGCGTGTACCGGCCGGACGCGGCGCGGCCGAAACGCCTACTGGTCGCGATCGACACGTCCGGCAGCGTGAGTACCGACGAGTTGAACACCATCGCGGGCGAACTGCGGCAGTTGAGCCGGCTCGCGCGGTTCACGGTGGCGGAGTGCGACACGATCGTTCACCGCGTGTACCCGTTCGCCGGCACATTTGCGGACGCGGCCGGGCGCGGCGGAACCGACCTGCGGCCGGTGTTCGAGCCCGAGTTCCTGGCGGAACACCGACCGGACGGTGTGGTGTACTTCACGGACGGAGAGGGGCCGTATCACAAGAGCCCGCCGGGCGTGCCGACGCTATGGGTGCTGACCAAAAACTGGCCGTTCCGCTGCCCGTGGGGCCAACAGACACTCTTGCGCGGGACGCGGTAA
- a CDS encoding Gfo/Idh/MocA family protein, whose translation MSKNSVNRRAFIAGTAAAGAAMSLPAASYARIKSANEKLKIGFLGTGGRCQQHIDVIVDLRDEGKPVDPYAVCDVWDGDETLGKRGNDKKNRTGRGLYPSAKTCGIPLDAGKGRISKDYRNILDNRDVDVVCIATPDHWHAKMAIDAMERGKDVYMEKPMTKTIAEAIMVVDAAVKYGRTVTVGVQSMADPTWHAALDYIKAGNLGHVLQGTTSYYRNSSVGQWRYYPLKKDMTPKTIDWRMFLGCDFELGGNKLGPTPEEMPFDRAIWGQWRCYWPFGGGMFTDLFVHQTTHLIAAMGVRFPSRVVGAGGIYMEYDGRDVPDTATVVADYEEGCQVIISATMCNDVQLGEMIRGHLGTIKFLDGGDYIKGFQVFGQDIKGGPAKPASGFAEPIHTFKNPKSGNATRALWENFLEHVSMADKVARRETFSTPELGAAAFSTVNMGVQSYRFGKALFWDKEKRVPKEADASWASQWEARSKKHGKPNQIQGWTGGEKGSLLTPPDYQKLEGPWIGGKDPAGS comes from the coding sequence ATGTCGAAGAACTCAGTGAACCGCCGGGCGTTCATCGCCGGCACCGCCGCGGCCGGGGCCGCGATGAGCCTCCCCGCCGCCAGCTACGCGCGCATCAAGAGCGCCAACGAGAAGCTGAAGATCGGCTTCCTCGGCACCGGCGGCCGGTGCCAGCAGCACATCGACGTGATCGTGGACCTGCGCGACGAGGGCAAGCCCGTTGACCCCTACGCCGTGTGCGACGTGTGGGACGGCGACGAGACCCTGGGCAAGCGGGGCAACGACAAGAAGAACCGGACCGGCCGCGGGCTGTACCCCAGCGCCAAGACCTGCGGCATCCCGCTGGACGCCGGCAAGGGCCGCATCTCCAAGGACTACCGCAACATTCTGGACAACCGGGACGTGGACGTGGTGTGCATCGCCACGCCCGACCACTGGCACGCGAAGATGGCCATCGACGCGATGGAGCGCGGCAAGGACGTGTACATGGAGAAGCCGATGACCAAGACGATCGCCGAGGCGATCATGGTCGTCGACGCCGCGGTCAAGTACGGCCGCACGGTCACCGTCGGCGTGCAGAGCATGGCCGATCCCACCTGGCACGCGGCCCTCGACTACATCAAGGCCGGTAACCTGGGCCACGTGCTCCAGGGCACCACGAGCTACTACCGCAACAGCAGCGTCGGCCAGTGGCGGTACTACCCGCTCAAGAAGGACATGACGCCGAAGACCATCGACTGGCGCATGTTCCTCGGCTGCGACTTCGAGCTGGGCGGCAACAAGCTCGGCCCCACCCCCGAGGAGATGCCGTTCGACCGCGCCATCTGGGGGCAGTGGCGGTGCTACTGGCCGTTCGGCGGCGGCATGTTCACCGACCTGTTCGTCCACCAGACGACGCACCTGATCGCGGCGATGGGCGTGCGGTTCCCGTCCCGCGTGGTCGGCGCCGGCGGCATCTACATGGAGTACGACGGCCGCGACGTGCCCGACACGGCCACGGTGGTCGCCGACTACGAGGAGGGGTGCCAGGTCATCATCTCCGCGACCATGTGTAACGACGTCCAACTCGGCGAGATGATCCGCGGCCACCTGGGCACGATCAAGTTCCTCGACGGCGGCGACTACATCAAGGGCTTCCAGGTGTTCGGCCAGGACATCAAGGGCGGCCCGGCCAAGCCGGCGAGCGGGTTCGCCGAGCCGATCCACACGTTCAAGAACCCCAAGTCGGGCAACGCGACCCGCGCCCTGTGGGAGAACTTCCTCGAACACGTGAGCATGGCCGACAAGGTGGCCCGCCGGGAGACGTTCAGCACGCCGGAACTCGGCGCGGCCGCGTTCTCGACCGTGAACATGGGCGTGCAGAGCTACCGGTTCGGCAAGGCGCTGTTCTGGGACAAGGAGAAGCGCGTCCCGAAGGAAGCCGACGCGAGCTGGGCGTCGCAGTGGGAGGCCCGCAGCAAGAAGCACGGCAAGCCGAACCAGATCCAGGGCTGGACCGGCGGCGAGAAGGGCAGCCTCCTCACCCCGCCGGACTACCAGAAGCTCGAAGGCCCGTGGATCGGCGGCAAAGACCCCGCCGGTAGCTAA
- a CDS encoding sigma-70 family RNA polymerase sigma factor, producing the protein MLAPTTQFAPELYRGWLVLLARSQWGDALRGCDEPSDLVQQVLLEAHEKRGDFSGETRAAFESWLRKILANTLADKIRYRQRKKRDHRKTRSIEAALEESASRLGLCLVGSDPTPSAVAATAEQLTRLADALPLLPSDQADVIDLHHIKGLTLTETAARMGKTPGTVAGLLRRGFASLRKLLDERGGP; encoded by the coding sequence ATGTTGGCACCTACTACCCAGTTCGCCCCGGAACTTTACCGCGGGTGGCTCGTGCTTCTGGCCCGGTCCCAGTGGGGCGACGCCCTCCGCGGTTGCGACGAGCCGTCCGATCTGGTCCAACAGGTCCTCCTGGAAGCGCACGAGAAGCGTGGGGATTTTTCGGGCGAGACGCGGGCCGCGTTCGAGAGCTGGTTGCGGAAGATCCTGGCGAACACGCTGGCCGACAAGATCCGCTACCGGCAGCGGAAGAAACGGGACCACCGCAAGACGCGGTCGATCGAGGCCGCCCTGGAGGAATCGGCCTCCCGCCTGGGGCTCTGCCTGGTCGGAAGCGACCCGACCCCGAGTGCGGTTGCGGCGACCGCCGAGCAGTTGACCCGTTTGGCCGACGCCCTGCCCCTGCTCCCGTCCGACCAGGCGGACGTGATCGACCTCCACCACATCAAGGGCCTCACGCTGACCGAGACCGCGGCGCGGATGGGGAAGACGCCGGGCACGGTCGCCGGCCTTCTTCGCCGGGGCTTCGCGAGCCTCCGGAAGTTGCTGGACGAGCGAGGTGGGCCATGA
- a CDS encoding arginase family protein, producing MHVVVFPFDLFGSAGTGAGARLLGDAVHEILDDTDRETRPCRADALRGTVRVTELDFDALPDVTGWRKRGRQTARSALKRGEFVLWLGGNHLAALPVLEELGAGTLVVQFDAHLDVYAFHDNKEELSHGNFLTHFEVPRPRLVNVGHRDLFLTPEEIGRTFETVYPAWDVAADVGRVAGELNARAKAAKRVWIDLDCDAFDPAVLPAVAEPLPFGLLPPTFLALFEAVWAGNVIGMSVTEFDPGRDVRDASLNLLGWLVEHTLLKAATRRP from the coding sequence ATGCACGTTGTCGTGTTCCCGTTCGATCTGTTCGGCAGCGCCGGTACCGGCGCCGGGGCGCGGTTGCTCGGCGACGCGGTTCACGAGATCCTCGACGACACCGACCGCGAGACGCGCCCGTGCCGCGCGGACGCGCTCCGCGGAACCGTGCGGGTGACGGAACTGGACTTCGACGCGCTCCCGGACGTGACCGGGTGGCGCAAGCGCGGCCGGCAGACGGCCCGGTCGGCGCTCAAGCGCGGCGAGTTCGTCTTGTGGCTCGGCGGCAATCACCTCGCCGCGCTGCCGGTGCTCGAAGAACTGGGGGCCGGGACGCTCGTCGTGCAGTTCGACGCCCACCTCGACGTTTATGCGTTCCACGACAACAAGGAGGAGCTGTCGCACGGCAACTTCCTGACCCACTTCGAGGTCCCGCGCCCGCGGCTCGTGAACGTGGGCCACCGCGACCTGTTCCTTACCCCTGAAGAGATCGGGCGGACGTTTGAGACCGTGTACCCGGCCTGGGACGTGGCCGCGGACGTGGGCCGCGTGGCCGGGGAATTGAATGCGCGGGCGAAAGCCGCGAAGCGTGTCTGGATCGACCTGGACTGCGACGCCTTCGACCCGGCCGTACTCCCGGCGGTTGCGGAGCCGCTGCCGTTCGGGCTGTTGCCCCCCACGTTCCTTGCCCTGTTCGAGGCGGTGTGGGCCGGAAACGTGATCGGAATGTCCGTGACCGAGTTCGATCCCGGTCGCGACGTGCGCGACGCGAGCTTGAACCTGCTCGGCTGGCTCGTGGAACACACGCTGCTGAAAGCGGCAACGAGAAGGCCCTGA
- a CDS encoding serine hydrolase domain-containing protein gives MNSSWAFLCVLGVLCGEALVAPPARGAEIDAAKLAEIETVAAAALKRGDCPGAVVVVVHDDTVAYRKAFCHRAVKPEAVVMTTDTVFDMASLTKPVATGTAVALLIQRGKLKPSDRVSEHWPAFAANGKDKVTVEHLLLHTSGLTADNDIKDYAGGRAKALERIAALKLEAPAGTRFKYSDVGFIALGELVERVSGQPLEAFVKNTVFEPLKMTDTGFTPADALKARIAPTGLRGGKIILGTVHDPRAFELGGAAGHAGLFSTADDLARYCRMLLRGGELDGVRVLDAKTVALFTEPHAVPLPPNKDGTAVPAARAFGWDVDTPYSAPRGDGFKKGTGYGHTGFTGTSVWLDPATKTAVIVLTNRVHPDDRGNVTRLRREIGTIVAGAVSKK, from the coding sequence ATGAACTCGTCTTGGGCTTTTCTCTGCGTCCTCGGCGTTCTCTGCGGTGAAGCACTCGTTGCGCCACCCGCGCGCGGGGCCGAAATTGATGCAGCGAAACTCGCGGAGATCGAAACCGTCGCCGCGGCCGCGCTCAAGCGCGGCGACTGCCCCGGTGCGGTTGTCGTTGTCGTACACGACGATACGGTCGCGTACCGGAAGGCGTTCTGCCACCGCGCCGTGAAGCCGGAGGCCGTCGTTATGACGACCGATACCGTGTTCGACATGGCCTCGCTGACCAAGCCCGTTGCGACCGGAACGGCCGTCGCCCTTCTGATTCAACGGGGCAAACTGAAGCCGAGCGACCGGGTGAGCGAGCACTGGCCGGCGTTTGCGGCCAATGGCAAGGACAAGGTGACCGTCGAACACCTTCTGTTGCACACCTCCGGGCTGACCGCCGACAACGACATCAAGGACTATGCCGGTGGGCGGGCAAAGGCGCTCGAACGGATCGCGGCCCTCAAACTCGAAGCGCCAGCCGGTACCCGGTTCAAGTACAGCGACGTCGGCTTTATCGCGCTCGGTGAACTCGTTGAACGCGTGAGCGGACAGCCGCTGGAGGCGTTCGTCAAAAACACCGTGTTTGAACCGCTGAAGATGACCGACACCGGCTTCACCCCGGCCGACGCCCTGAAGGCACGGATCGCCCCGACGGGGCTTCGGGGCGGCAAGATCATCCTCGGAACGGTTCACGACCCGCGGGCGTTCGAACTCGGCGGGGCGGCCGGGCACGCGGGGCTGTTTTCAACGGCCGACGACCTCGCCCGCTACTGCCGGATGCTCCTCCGCGGCGGCGAACTCGATGGCGTCCGCGTGCTGGACGCGAAGACGGTGGCGCTCTTCACCGAGCCACACGCGGTGCCACTGCCGCCGAACAAAGACGGAACCGCCGTACCGGCGGCGCGCGCATTCGGATGGGACGTGGACACGCCCTATTCGGCGCCACGAGGCGACGGGTTCAAGAAGGGGACGGGTTACGGGCACACCGGCTTCACCGGTACGAGCGTGTGGCTCGATCCGGCCACGAAGACGGCCGTGATCGTGCTGACGAACCGCGTTCACCCGGATGATCGAGGAAACGTGACGCGCCTGCGCCGCGAGATCGGAACGATTGTGGCCGGAGCGGTGTCGAAGAAGTGA
- the tnpC gene encoding IS66 family transposase translates to MAEPACPGCRDLLQRVAELEAQVAELTRRLDEAVRAGKRQAAPFRKGPPKPDPKTPGRKSGDAHGKHGRRPPPPHDQVAECHEAHLPDSCPHCRGRLVETGTAEQFQTEIPRTPLLRKFRVHIGHCESCGKRTQGRHPLQTSDALGAAASQIGPDAQAAAAVLHTQMGLSHGKVASVFRTLFGITLTRGASAQIDLRTASRLEPDYQLILDEVRSSEQIAADETGWRIGGHPAWLHAWVGDRATAYGIDSQRSAAVLERVIGADWSGILSHDGFASYDRFEAAIHQQCLAHVLRRARELLERATRGAVRFPRQVIALLTEAIHWRNGYVPGTWTDDQLDAHRGQFDDRLLELVTRPRAVPEYATLARHLWNHFEQWFAFVFDPRIEPTNWKAEQAIRPAVVNRKVWGGNRTVTGARAQGVLMSVFETCRRQTLSVVDHVSRTLRWFGNRLLPRPLLLG, encoded by the coding sequence ATGGCCGAACCCGCGTGTCCTGGCTGTCGGGATCTCCTCCAGCGTGTCGCCGAACTCGAAGCCCAGGTCGCCGAGTTGACCCGGCGGCTCGACGAGGCAGTGCGCGCCGGCAAGCGACAGGCCGCCCCGTTCCGCAAGGGTCCGCCCAAGCCCGACCCGAAGACACCCGGTCGCAAGTCGGGCGACGCCCACGGCAAGCACGGGCGCCGCCCGCCCCCGCCTCACGATCAGGTTGCGGAGTGCCACGAGGCGCACCTCCCCGACTCCTGTCCGCACTGCCGGGGCCGGCTGGTCGAGACCGGCACGGCGGAGCAGTTCCAGACCGAGATCCCACGCACCCCGCTGCTCCGCAAGTTCCGCGTCCACATCGGTCACTGCGAGTCGTGCGGGAAGCGGACCCAGGGCCGGCATCCGCTCCAGACGTCCGACGCCCTTGGCGCGGCTGCCAGCCAGATCGGCCCTGACGCCCAGGCCGCGGCCGCGGTCCTGCACACCCAGATGGGCCTGTCGCACGGCAAGGTCGCGTCGGTGTTCCGGACCCTGTTCGGCATCACCCTGACCCGCGGGGCCAGCGCCCAGATCGACCTCCGCACAGCGTCGCGACTGGAACCCGACTACCAACTGATCCTCGACGAGGTGCGGTCGTCCGAGCAGATCGCGGCCGACGAGACGGGGTGGCGGATCGGAGGGCATCCCGCCTGGCTCCATGCGTGGGTCGGTGACCGGGCCACCGCCTACGGTATCGACTCCCAACGCAGTGCCGCCGTCCTGGAGCGGGTGATCGGGGCGGACTGGTCCGGCATCCTGAGCCACGACGGGTTCGCCTCGTACGACCGGTTCGAGGCGGCGATCCACCAGCAGTGCCTGGCCCACGTGCTCCGCCGCGCGCGGGAGTTGCTGGAGCGCGCCACCCGCGGGGCCGTGCGGTTCCCACGGCAGGTGATTGCGCTGCTCACCGAGGCGATCCACTGGCGGAACGGGTATGTGCCGGGGACGTGGACCGACGACCAACTCGACGCGCACCGGGGGCAGTTCGACGACCGCCTGCTGGAGTTGGTGACGCGACCGCGGGCGGTGCCGGAGTACGCGACCCTGGCGAGGCACCTGTGGAACCACTTCGAGCAGTGGTTCGCGTTCGTGTTCGACCCGCGGATCGAGCCGACGAACTGGAAGGCCGAGCAGGCGATCCGCCCGGCGGTGGTAAATCGGAAGGTGTGGGGCGGCAACCGGACCGTCACGGGCGCGCGAGCGCAGGGCGTGTTGATGTCCGTGTTCGAGACGTGCCGCCGCCAGACGCTCTCGGTCGTGGATCACGTCAGCCGGACGTTGCGCTGGTTCGGTAACCGGCTCCTGCCGCGCCCGCTGCTGTTAGGGTGA